A region from the Silene latifolia isolate original U9 population chromosome 7, ASM4854445v1, whole genome shotgun sequence genome encodes:
- the LOC141590358 gene encoding uncharacterized protein LOC141590358 — translation MGQHPKTGWSNLVWNNWNIPKHSFVAWMIMQDGLNIRTKLYAIGLCPDDTCILCGDQPETIAHLFSECKFTSKVKESIAEWIGKPLPDLNALLSANKNRLQWKASACVQTAFWYTIWFQRNNARHQLCVKRPDIIAHQLKQLIQGRIRSKMCNLDSNGANDWQATIGFMC, via the coding sequence ATGGGTCAGCACCCCAAAACTGGCTGGTCTAATCTTGTATGGAATAATTGGAACATACCTAAACACTCCTTTGTTGCTTGGATGATTATGCAAGATGGACTAAACATTAGAACCAAGCTTTATGCTATTGGTTTATGCCCTGATGATACCTGCATTTTGTGTGGGGATCAGCCTGAGACAATTGCCCACCTCTTTTCAGAGTGCAAGTTCACCAGTAAGGTTAAGGAGAGTATTGCAGAATGGATTGGTAAGCCATTGCCTGATCTTAATGCATTACTATCTGCAAACAAGAACAGATTGCAATGGAAGGCTTCTGCGTGTGTTCAAACTGCATTCTGGTATACTATCTGGTTTCAGAGAAACAATGCGAGACATCAGCTGTGTGTTAAGAGACCTGACATTATAGCACATCAACTGAAGCAGCTAATTCAGGGAAGAATCCGTAGCAAAATGTGTAATCTAGATAGCAATGGTGCCAATGATTGGCAGGCAACCATAGGATTTATGTGTTAG